The genomic DNA GCCAACCTATCAGGCTTACCGATGAATCTGAACTTTGACACCGCGCACAGCAGCCATGCTTCGATGGTCACGCCCGGTAACCGATTGCTGGCCAGTCTCCCCGAGGACGACCTGGCCCAGCTCGAAGCCCATTGCGAGACGATCGACGCCGAAGTGGGCGATGTCCTGTTCGAGCCGGGGCAGACGATCCAGCACGTGTATTTCCCCGTCGACGCGCTGGTCTCGCTGCTGGCCGTCGCCGAAGGCCGCATGACGCTCGAAGTGGGCTCCGTCGGCCGCGAAGGCATGATCGGCGCTTCCGCCGCGCTGGGCAACGACGAGGCGCAGGTGCGCGCCGTCGTGCAGCGGGCCGGGCGCGCGCTGCGCATGAGCGCCGCCGAATTCGCCGCCTGCGCCGCCCGCTCGGAGTCGCTGCAGCACCTGCTGCATCGCTATACGGACACCTTGCTGGCGCAAGCGATCCAGATCGCCGTGTGCAGCCGCTTCCACGTGCTGGAGGCGCGCCTGGCGCGCTCGCTGCTCGTCACGCGCGACCGCCTGCAATCGGAGAAATTCCACCTGACCCACGAGTTCCTCGCCCATGCGCTGGGCGTGCGCCGTGTCGGCGTCACCAAGGCCGCCAGCGCGCTGCAGAACCAGAAGCTGATCTCCTACAGCCGCGGCAATATCGAGATCCTCGATTCGAACGGGCTGGAAGCGGTATCGTGCCGCTGCTATGACCTCGTGAAGGAGCGTTGAGCCCATCGTCAACCCGGTGCCGGGGTGCCGCGCCTGCTACCATGGCGGTCTTGAACCTTGTGGAGGTGGTAGTCATGTACAAGCGCGTGGAAACCTGGCCGGACGATGCGGACGGCGAGGTGTTGCGACTGCTGGCGGAAAGCGGATTCGATTTCTCCGCCGAGGTGCCGATCGAATTCAACGTGGACGTGGAAGAGTGGCCGCCTGGCGAGGCATTGCTGGCCGAGTTGCGCAAGCATTACGACGACGTCGAATGCGTCGAGGCGGAGGATGGCGACCGGTTCGTCCAGTTCGTCGTCACGGGCCGCGTCAGCTACGATCTCGTCACTTCGGTGCAGCGCGCCGCGACGGAATTGGCGGCGCCGTTTGGCGGCTGGTGCGACTCGTGGGGCGCGAATGCTTGAGTGAAGACCGCGGGCACAAACCCGAGGGGACAGGCACCTGTCTCGGGGCCTTGACGGCCCCGAGACAGGTGCCTGTCCCCGGTGTCGATACGCTGCTGGAATTAGCGGCTCGGCTTGCTGGTCTGGTTGCCGATGACACCGCCGACGGCCGCACCGCCGACCGTGCCCAGTGCCGAGCCGCCCGACAGGGCCGAGCCGGCAACCGCGCCGACGCCGGCGCCGATGGCCGTGTTGCGGTCCTGCGTGGACATGCCGGAGCAGGCGGTCAGGCCCATGACGGCGCCGGCGATGGTGAGACGCATTGCGATCTGTTTGACGTTCATGATGTTCTCCTTGGGTGAGCTGGCCCGTTGCACGGGCACTTGAGTAGTGAGTTAAACGCGTTGCTTACTTCGCGGCGTCCTTGAGCTTCATGTCGTTCCTGACGACCTTGACGCCGGCCACGCTGCGGGCGGCGGCTACCGCCGTGTCGATTTCCTGCTGGCTGGCCGCGAAGCCGGACAGGCGCACTTCGCCGTCATAGCTTTCCACGGCGATGTCGGCCGGATTGATGCCCTGTTGCTGGGCCAGGCCCGCCAGCACGCTGTTGGTCAGTGCCGCGTCGCTGACGGCGGCGCTGTTGGCGGAGTTGCCGACGGCACCGGTGGCCGGCGCCGGGGTATTGGTGGAGGCACAGGCCACCAGCGTGGCCAGCACCAGGCCGGACACGATGGTCGGCAGGGAAGTCAGGTTGTTCATTGCACGCTCCTTGTCTCGAAGTAGTGTTTGGCTGCGCAGCCGACGCTGCTGCATCAACGCTTTCAGGATAAGAAAACGGTATAAACCGTTCTGTTCGCCATCGCACCCAGTAACGGTTTGTTACCCTTTTGTCGCGCTTCGGCTCGTGTCGGTGCGCTTCATTTGCCTTTCACCTGCTCGGCGGTGGGACGCTTCGAGGCCGGCAGCTGCTTGCCCGGCGGCGGTGCCGATGGCTTGGCGGTCGACTGCGCCAGCAGCTTGCCGCAATCGACGCCGCCGCCGCCGCCATGGATCAGCGGAATGACGGCGGCCACCGGCGCCGCCAGCGTGGCCAGCGCGATCGCACCGCCCGCGCGCATGGCCAGCACGCCCTTGTCGATGGCCACGTCCGGCTGCTTGAAGCTGCCGCGCACGTAGATCGGCGAGCGCAAGGAGACGATGCGCAGGCCCTTGCTGTCCGGTTTCAGGGTCAGGTCCATCTTTTCGTCCGCCAGGCTGACGGCGCCGTTGATGTGCAAGGTGGCGTCGGTCGTGTCGACCACGAAGGAGCGCGTCTGCGCCACGCCGTTCGTCACGGCGAAGTCGCCGGCCAGGCAGTTCATCTGCACCGGCTTGTCGCCGACCAGCTTGGTGACGATGATACTGCCCACGTTCAGGCCCATCTGCTCCAGCAGCATCTTGCTGATGGTGCCCTGGCTGACGGTGGCCTTGAGCTCGCCGTTGGACGCGGCCAGCAGGGTGGCGACGGAGTTACCGGTGGCCGACAGCCTGGCTTCGGCATTGATCTCGCCGACCGTGGCCTGCTTGATCTGCTCGACGTTCGGGAACAGTTCCTTGATCTTCACGTGGCGGGCCTTGACGTCCAGGTTGGCCGCGATGGCGTCCTTGACCTGCTTGCCGCTGCCGTCCAGCTTGACGGTGGACGCCATGCTGCCGCCGGCGAAGTCGAAATTCAGCGGCGTGAGCTTGAGCACGCCGTCGTTCAGGTGGAATTCCGTGTACAGGTTGCTGATGGGGAGCTGCGCCGTGCGGGTAATGCGGTCGGCCTTGAAGCTGACATCGGCGTCGATGCTGGTCCAGCGCTCGGTGCGGAACTTCTCGACCGGCAGCACCTTGTCGGACGGTTGCACCGCCTCGACGCCGCGCTCCTTCTTCTTCTCGTTCGAATCGGCGCCGATCAGCGGGCCCAGGTCCGCGAACTGCAGCAGCTTCGAATGCACGTTGCCGGTCAGGTGGCCGCGCGGCTTCTTCTGCTGATAGGCGAGCTTGCCGCCGATGTCGGACGAGCCCACCTTGCCGACGAACTTGTCATAGGTCCAGCGGCTGTTGCCCTTGGCCAGTTCGCCCACCAGGCGGCCATGCGTCGAGAACGGCGGCGTTTCCGGCAGCACCAGGCCGGTGATCGCGTACAGCCGCGCCATGCTGGCGCCGGACACCTTCAGGTTCATGTCGATCCCGGCCAGCTTGACCGGATTGACCAGCGTACCTTCGGCCATCACGGAGACGAGGCCGATCTTGGCGTCGGCCTGGATGGGGAAGGGCACGCTGGCGTCCTGCAGCGACAGCACGGCGCCGGTCTTGCCGCTGCCGCGGATGGGGGAATCGTTCCAGTTGCCGGACAGCTTCCAGCCGACACCGTACTTGCGGTCGTTGTCGAGCGTATCGACCTGTGCGGTCGCATCGATGTGCTCGATGCCGTCGACGAAGCGGATGCTGCCCTTGCTGAACACGATGCGGTCCAGGTCCAGTTCCCATTTCGATTTCTTTTCCTTCTTCTCGAAGGTCCAGTTGTTGCTGCCGTCGGCCGTGCGGCGCAGGTAGACGCTGGGCGAACGGAACGCCAGCTCGGGGATCGAGATCGTTTTATGCAGCAGTGCGAACGGATTGAGCGAGAAGGAGACGGCGTCCACGCTGGCCATGTCGGCCGGCACGCCATCCTTGCCGGCCATGGCAGTCGGATTGCCCAGGTGGACGTCGCGCGCCACCAGGTGCGGCCAGGGAATCCAGTCGCGCCAGCTGCGTTCCTGCGGCGCGCGCGGCTGCTTTTCCCAGGTCAACGACAGGTCGCCACGGATGGCGAACGGGCGTTCGATGGCCTCGCTGGTCTTCGCGTTCAGCCAGGGGCGCGCCTTGTTCCAGTCATAGTTGAGCAGTACGACCAGCGCGATGGCGGGAATGGCGACGACGGTGCCGCCCACGGCCAGCGCGATCTTGGTTCGACGAGGCATTGTCATGGCAGAGCCTTTCTGTTTTGGATACGCCTTGCGACCTTACACGATGGCTTCCACGGGCAATGTGCGGTTCCGCACCGTAAGAGCCCACACTGTGGGGGCAAGTCCGCTTGGCGCCATATGTGCGGCAGCGTACTGAAGGAGTGTTGTTTGTTAGGCTATAACTTCATTCCATCACGACCGTTCAACTTCAGAGGAGAAAAAGAATGAGCCCTCGTCTTACCCTGCCGGCAGTTGCGGCAACCGTTGTTTCCGCCTTGCTGCTGTCGGCATGCGCCAGCCAGAAAGCCCCCGCAACCGCCGACGTGGCCGTATCGCAGGCCGCCGTCGAAAACGCGGCCCAGGCCGGCGCCGCCGAACTGGCACCCGCCGAGCTGACCTCCGCCCGCGAGAAGTTCGCCCGCGCCAACCAGGCCCTGAAGGAACGCGACTACAAGCTCGCCTCCGAACTGGCCACGCAGGCACAGGCCGAGGCGAAGCTGGCGCAGAGCAAGGCCACGTCCGCCAAGGCCACCAGCGCCGCCGATGCCGTCCAGGAAAACATCCGCGTGTTGCGCGAGGAACTGGATCGCGCCAACAGCGCCAACAAGTAAGCACAAGGAGAGCACACGATGAACAAGACCTTCACGCAAAAAGCCGTGACGCCGCTGGTGCTGTCGTTGGTACTGGCCCTGTCCGCCTGCAGCTCCACGCCCGTGACGACCAGCACCCTGGACCAGGCCCGCAGCGACTACACCGCTGCCCAGAACGGCTCGGTGGCGCAGTACGCGCCGAACGAGTTCAAGGCCGCGACGGAAGCGCTGAACGCCGCCAACACGGCCGCGTCGAACCGCGAGGACCTGACCAAGATCGACCAGCTGGCCAGCCTGGCCAAGACCAAGATCGCCACCGCGCAGGAAGTGGCCCGCACCAAGCAGGCCGAAGCCAGCCTGAAAGGCGCCACGCAGGAACGCGAGCAGGTGCGCCTGCAAGCCCGTACCGCCGAGGCCGAAGCAGCACGCCGCAACGCCGAGCAGGCCCAGCGCGATGCCGAGGCCGCCAAGGCCCAGGCCGAGCAGGCCAGCGCCGCCACGCGCGATGCGCAGGCGCAGGCCTCCGCGCTGGCGGCCCAGCTGGCCGAACTGAAGGCCAAGCAGACCGAACGCGGCATGGTCGTCACCCTGGGCGACGTGCTGTTCAACACCGACCAGGCCGTGCTGACCTCGGCCGGCACGGCCACGGTACAGAAGCTGGCCAACATCCTGCGCGACAACCCTGACCGCACCGTGCTGGTGGAAGGCTTCACCGACAGCACCGGCTCCACCGCGCACAACCTGGAGCTGTCGCAGCGCCGCGCCGAATCCGTGCGCGCCGCGCTGGCGCAGATGGGCATCGAGCGCAACCGTGTGGAAACGCGCGGCTACGGCGAAGCCTATCCGGTGGCCGGCAACAACACGGCTGGCGACCGCCAGCTGAACCGCCGCGTCGAGATCGTGCTGTCCGAAGCCGGCAAGCCGATCCAGGCCCGTCGTTAATTTGATTAGGAAGAACCATGTCCGATAACACCCCTACCCAGGCCAGCGGCATCGATACCGCGGCCATCCGGGCCGCCGCGCAGAACATGGCGGACGGTCCGGTCACGGCAGGCTACAAGGGCGACCGCGAAGCCGTGCTGAAAATGCTGAACGATGCGCTGGCCACCGAGCTGGTCTGCATCAACCGCTACAAGCGGCATTACTACACGGTCAGCGGCCGCGCCAACTCCGGCATCAAGGCGGAGTTCCTCGAGCATGCCAACGAGGAAGAGCAGCACGCCGACTGGCTGGCCGAGCGCATCGTCCAGCTGAACGGCCAGCCCGACTACAACCCGCGACCTTGCTGGCGCGCAGCCACGCCGAGTATGATGACTCGATGGAAGTGCAGTCGATGGTACGCGCCAACCTGATCGCCGAGCGCGTGGCCATCGAGGCCTATCGCCAGATGATCGAGCAAATTGGCGAGACCGATCCCGTGACGAAACAGCTGTTGATCAAGATCATGGCTGAGGAGGAAGAGCACGCGGACGACATGCGCGATCTGCTTGAGTAAGCGGTTGCGGGAACGCCGGCGCGAGTCGATACTTGCGCTGTCGAGTTTTACCTTCAGTTTTCACTTAGGGGAGCCAAGCCTCCCATACTGCCAATAAAGGAGCATCATCATGCTGGAAAATAACATCAGTACCGTAAACAACGACGTGAAAACGCTGGTCAAGGATGCACAGGCCCTGTTCACCGCCGCCACCGCGCTGACGGGCGAGAAGGCCGAGGAGCTGCGCGGCCGTGGCATGCGCGCGCTGGATTCGGCGCTGGCCCGTGCCCAGGACGTGCAGGTCAAGGCCGTCGAGACGAGCAAGCAGGCCGCCGCCAGCACCGATGCCTACGTCAAGGAAAACCCATGGCGTTCGATCGCCGTCGCGGCGGGCGTGGGCCTGCTGGTCGGCGTGATCGTGGGCCGCAAATAAGTGGCCGTGGCTGGAGACGACATGGAACACTCCGAGCCACATCCCCCCGGCCTGATCGCCTCGCTGGCCGGGGTAGCGAAAAACAGCCTGCGCCTGGTGTTGTCGCGGGTGGAACTGGCCGCGCTGGAACTGTCGGAAGTGCGCAACCACCTGGTCCAGCTGTCGGTGCTGTTCGCGCTGTCGGTGCTGGCCGCGTGGTTCGCCATCGCCTTCGGGACCGCCACCGTGATCTATCTCGCGTGGGATGCGTTGGGCTGGACGATCCTGCTGATCCTGGCGGTCGTCTTCGCCATCATCGCGGCGGCCTTGATCATGTCGATAAAGAAGCTGATCCGGCAAGGCCGGCTGGCGCTGTCCGCCACGATGGCCGAGCTGAAGGCCGACCGCGACATGTTGCTGTGAAAGGGTAGCGATGAGCGATAAATACGAGAACGAGGCGGGCTACGCCGCCGCCAAGGCCAGGCTGATCAAGGAGGGCGAGCTGCACCGTCTGGGTGTCGCGCACGCCAAGCACATGGTGGCGCAGAACCTGCATCCGGAGGTGCTGTTGCATGGCGCCGTCGATATGGCCATCGCGGCCGTGCAGGCGCGCTTCGCCGGTATCCTGGCGGCCAAGACGGCCGGCATGGGTGGCGGCGACGGCTCCGGCCTGGGCGGCATCCTCGGCGGCATCAACTACAAGGCCCTGATGCCGGTGGCGATCACGGTGGCGTCCTTCATCTCGAAGCGCCGCCTGACCAAGCCGGCCCTGGCCGTGGGCACCGTGGCGGCTGCCGTCGCGGGCTGGTACTACCGCAGGAAGCGCAAGGTTACCGTGACGTACTGAGCGCCGATGGCTTCGGCTGTCGGATGGAACGCTGCTTCGGCAGCGTTTTTTTATGGTTCCCTCAAAAAGAGGGCGGCGGCTCGTGTTGCTTCCCGTAGCTTCTCCTCAGAAGCGTCTTTGCACCGCGCCTGCCAAACGCATTCGGCGTCACGCTGCATCCGGTGAGCGGCTGTTCCTGGCTTGTATCCCAGGCGGTTTGCCAGGCCGGCATCGAAGGATTGCGGTGTCGTTGGCCAAGGTCAAATAAGACGCGGCTTTATGAACGCGGCGTTTGCAGCGCATGCGGGCACGAAGGCTGGCGGTACTCCAACATGCGCGCGCGTCTCCACTGGTAAGGAAGCTCATGCGCGCCATGCACGCGCCTTGCGCGCTACAATCTTCCCGTTTTGCCGACATTGCGAAAGGAGCACCCGTGGCGGAAGGAGCGGAACACCGGCTGAACCCGGCCGGCCTGCGCATCGTGCTGGTGCTGCAGGGCGGCGGCGCGTTGGGCGCCTACCAGGCCGGCGTGTACCACGCGCTGCACGAGCATGGCCTGGCGCCGGACTGGGTCGTGGGCACGTCGATCGGTGCCATCAATGCGGCGCTGTTGGCGGGCAACCGCCAGGCCGATCGCCTGCGTCGGCTGCGCCAGTTCTGGGACCGGGTGGCGCATCGCGACGCCGTCGATCCGGTGCGGCTGTCGGACGACCAGCGCCGCGCCAATATCTGGCTGTCCACCCTCGATACCTTGTGGCGCGGCGTGCCGGGCTTCTTCAAGCCGCGGCCGTTCGGTCTGTTCGCCGCCGGCCTGCCGGTCGCGCCGGAAGAGGCCAGCTTCTATGATACGGCGGAGCTGACGGCCACGCTGAAGGAACTGGTCGACTTCGATTACCTGAACAGTCCCGAAGGGATGCGCCTGACCGTCAATGCCTTGCGCGTACGCTGCGGTTCGCTGGTCAGTTTCGACAGCCGCGACGGTAATATTTGCGCCGAGCACATCCGCGCCAGCGGCGCGCTGCCGCCGGGCTTCGCGCCGGTGCGCATCGATGGCGAGCTGTACTGGGACGGCGGCCTGTACTCGAACACGCCGCTGGAAACCGTGCTGGACGACCGCTCCCAGGTCGATACCCTGTGCTTCATGGTGGACCTGTGGAGTGCCGAGGGACCGGAGCCGCGCACGCTGGAGGAAGTGCAGACGCGCCAGAAGGACGTGACGTTCGCCTCGCGCTCACGCCGCCACCTGGAGGATTACGTCAACACGCGGCGCATGCAGCAGAAGCTGCGCGAACTGTACACGGCCTTGCCGGACCGGGAGAAGAGCGCGCAGGGCGCGCGCGAGCTGGACGCGCTCGGTTGCGGCAGCACGCTGCACGTGGTGCGGCTGCCGTACGCGGGGCGCGACTGGCAGATGGCCATGAAGGACATCAATTTTTCCAAGGGCTCGATCGAGTGGCGCTGGGACCAGGGCTACCGCGACGCGCTGCGCGCCATCGACGCCGCCGGCTGGCTGCGCTTCGTGGCGGACGACA from Pseudoduganella armeniaca includes the following:
- a CDS encoding Crp/Fnr family transcriptional regulator yields the protein MNLNFDTAHSSHASMVTPGNRLLASLPEDDLAQLEAHCETIDAEVGDVLFEPGQTIQHVYFPVDALVSLLAVAEGRMTLEVGSVGREGMIGASAALGNDEAQVRAVVQRAGRALRMSAAEFAACAARSESLQHLLHRYTDTLLAQAIQIAVCSRFHVLEARLARSLLVTRDRLQSEKFHLTHEFLAHALGVRRVGVTKAASALQNQKLISYSRGNIEILDSNGLEAVSCRCYDLVKER
- a CDS encoding ribonuclease E inhibitor RraB; this translates as MYKRVETWPDDADGEVLRLLAESGFDFSAEVPIEFNVDVEEWPPGEALLAELRKHYDDVECVEAEDGDRFVQFVVTGRVSYDLVTSVQRAATELAAPFGGWCDSWGANA
- a CDS encoding glycine zipper 2TM domain-containing protein, with product MNVKQIAMRLTIAGAVMGLTACSGMSTQDRNTAIGAGVGAVAGSALSGGSALGTVGGAAVGGVIGNQTSKPSR
- a CDS encoding BON domain-containing protein codes for the protein MNNLTSLPTIVSGLVLATLVACASTNTPAPATGAVGNSANSAAVSDAALTNSVLAGLAQQQGINPADIAVESYDGEVRLSGFAASQQEIDTAVAAARSVAGVKVVRNDMKLKDAAK
- a CDS encoding AsmA family protein — translated: MPRRTKIALAVGGTVVAIPAIALVVLLNYDWNKARPWLNAKTSEAIERPFAIRGDLSLTWEKQPRAPQERSWRDWIPWPHLVARDVHLGNPTAMAGKDGVPADMASVDAVSFSLNPFALLHKTISIPELAFRSPSVYLRRTADGSNNWTFEKKEKKSKWELDLDRIVFSKGSIRFVDGIEHIDATAQVDTLDNDRKYGVGWKLSGNWNDSPIRGSGKTGAVLSLQDASVPFPIQADAKIGLVSVMAEGTLVNPVKLAGIDMNLKVSGASMARLYAITGLVLPETPPFSTHGRLVGELAKGNSRWTYDKFVGKVGSSDIGGKLAYQQKKPRGHLTGNVHSKLLQFADLGPLIGADSNEKKKERGVEAVQPSDKVLPVEKFRTERWTSIDADVSFKADRITRTAQLPISNLYTEFHLNDGVLKLTPLNFDFAGGSMASTVKLDGSGKQVKDAIAANLDVKARHVKIKELFPNVEQIKQATVGEINAEARLSATGNSVATLLAASNGELKATVSQGTISKMLLEQMGLNVGSIIVTKLVGDKPVQMNCLAGDFAVTNGVAQTRSFVVDTTDATLHINGAVSLADEKMDLTLKPDSKGLRIVSLRSPIYVRGSFKQPDVAIDKGVLAMRAGGAIALATLAAPVAAVIPLIHGGGGGVDCGKLLAQSTAKPSAPPPGKQLPASKRPTAEQVKGK
- a CDS encoding DUF4398 domain-containing protein translates to MSPRLTLPAVAATVVSALLLSACASQKAPATADVAVSQAAVENAAQAGAAELAPAELTSAREKFARANQALKERDYKLASELATQAQAEAKLAQSKATSAKATSAADAVQENIRVLREELDRANSANK
- a CDS encoding OmpA family protein, with amino-acid sequence MNKTFTQKAVTPLVLSLVLALSACSSTPVTTSTLDQARSDYTAAQNGSVAQYAPNEFKAATEALNAANTAASNREDLTKIDQLASLAKTKIATAQEVARTKQAEASLKGATQEREQVRLQARTAEAEAARRNAEQAQRDAEAAKAQAEQASAATRDAQAQASALAAQLAELKAKQTERGMVVTLGDVLFNTDQAVLTSAGTATVQKLANILRDNPDRTVLVEGFTDSTGSTAHNLELSQRRAESVRAALAQMGIERNRVETRGYGEAYPVAGNNTAGDRQLNRRVEIVLSEAGKPIQARR
- a CDS encoding DUF883 family protein, with translation MLENNISTVNNDVKTLVKDAQALFTAATALTGEKAEELRGRGMRALDSALARAQDVQVKAVETSKQAAASTDAYVKENPWRSIAVAAGVGLLVGVIVGRK
- a CDS encoding phage holin family protein yields the protein MEHSEPHPPGLIASLAGVAKNSLRLVLSRVELAALELSEVRNHLVQLSVLFALSVLAAWFAIAFGTATVIYLAWDALGWTILLILAVVFAIIAAALIMSIKKLIRQGRLALSATMAELKADRDMLL
- a CDS encoding patatin-like phospholipase family protein, which codes for MAEGAEHRLNPAGLRIVLVLQGGGALGAYQAGVYHALHEHGLAPDWVVGTSIGAINAALLAGNRQADRLRRLRQFWDRVAHRDAVDPVRLSDDQRRANIWLSTLDTLWRGVPGFFKPRPFGLFAAGLPVAPEEASFYDTAELTATLKELVDFDYLNSPEGMRLTVNALRVRCGSLVSFDSRDGNICAEHIRASGALPPGFAPVRIDGELYWDGGLYSNTPLETVLDDRSQVDTLCFMVDLWSAEGPEPRTLEEVQTRQKDVTFASRSRRHLEDYVNTRRMQQKLRELYTALPDREKSAQGARELDALGCGSTLHVVRLPYAGRDWQMAMKDINFSKGSIEWRWDQGYRDALRAIDAAGWLRFVADDTPLVVHELPPVERVA